In Leopardus geoffroyi isolate Oge1 chromosome D1, O.geoffroyi_Oge1_pat1.0, whole genome shotgun sequence, a single window of DNA contains:
- the LOC123600412 gene encoding olfactory receptor 51H1-like, whose amino-acid sequence MALFNQTIHNHQTFTLIGIPGMPEKDFWMALPLCLLYSTTFLGNFIILVVIKVERSLHEPMYYFLAMLAATDLSLSLSSMPTMISVHLFDWRSVTLDVCITQMFFIHNFGGVESGVLVAMAFDRFVAIRFPLRYATILTHGVIIKIGAAVLLRSVSVVLPVPFLIKRLPFCRSNVLSHAYCLHQDAMRLACADTRVNSIYGLLAVIFTIVLDALILLISYFLILQEVLGIASREERLKALNTCFSHICAVLLFYVPLIGMTLIHRFGKHLSPIIHTLMANIYLLLPPLLNPVVYSVRTKQIRQRIVRAFCGNRIGH is encoded by the coding sequence ATGGCACTGTTCAACCAAACTATTCATAACCATCAGACCTTTACCCTGATTGGGATTCCAGGAATGCCAGAGAAAGATTTCTGGATGGCCTTGCCCCTCTGCCTTCTTTACAGTACCACATTCCTAGGTAATTTCATTATCCTTGTTGTCATAAAGGTTGAGCGAAGTCTCCATGAACCCATGTATTATTTTCTGGCTATGCTAGCTGCCACTGACCTTAGCCTTTCATTATCTTCCATGCCCACCATGATAAGTGTTCACTTGTTTGACTGGCGCTCAGTAACCCTTGATGTCTGCATCACTCAGATGTTCTTTATCCACAACTTTGGAGGAGTGGAATCAGGTGTTCTGGTCGCCATGGCCTTTGATCGCTTTGTGGCTATTCGCTTCCCTTTGCGCTATGCCACCATTCTCACTCATGGAGTCATCATCAAAATTGGAGCAGCAGTCCTGCTACGGAGTGTGAGTGTAGTGCTCCCTGTGCCTTTCCTCATCAAAAGGCTACCTTTCTGCCGCTCCAATGTCCTTTCCCACGCATACTGCCTCCATCAGGATGCCATGAGGCTTGCCTGTGCTGACACCCGTGTCAATAGCATCTACGGTCTGCTGGCTGTGATCTTCACCATTGTACTAGATGCTTTGATCCTTTTgatttcttactttctaatccTCCAGGAAGTACTGGGCATTGCTTCCAGAGAAGAGAGACTTAAGGCTCTTAATACCTGCTTCTCTCATATCTGTGCAGTACTGCTCTTCTATGTGCCTCTCATTGGCATGACTCTGATTCACCGCTTTGGGAAGCATTTGTCACCAATAATACACACACTTATGGCCAATATCTACCTgctgctccctcctctgctcaatcCTGTTGTGTACAGTGTTAGGACCAAGCAGATCCGGCAGCGGATTGTCCGAGCATTCTGTGGGAACAGGATTGGCCATTAA
- the LOC123602438 gene encoding olfactory receptor 51T1 — MIVVSLFRVCSQPTMVIFNNTTSSSSNFLLTAFPGLELAHVWISIPVCCLYAIALLGNSTILFIIIVERSLHKPMYYFLAMLSAVDLCLTISTLPTVLGVLWFHAREISLKACLIQMFFVHGFSFLESSVLVAMAFDRFMAICNPLKYAIVFTDMIILVIGLVICIRQVILIFPMILALTRVSFHGGQELSHPFCYHPDMIKYTYSNPWIINFWGMFLQLYLTGTDLLFILFSYVLILRTVLSIVAPKKQQKALSTCVCHICAVTVFYVPMISLSFTHRLFSSTPKVVCSILANVYLFLPPVLNPVIYSLKTKTIRQAMLQLLHFKGSQGPSVRSHRGPWG; from the coding sequence ATGattgttgtttctcttttcagGGTGTGTTCTCAACCTACCATGGTGATTTTCAATAACACTACATCATCTTCCTCAAACTTCCTACTCACTGCATTTCCTGGTTTGGAACTTGCACATGTCTGGATCTCTATTCCTGTCTGCTGTCTCTATGCCATTGCCCTCTTGGGAAACAGCACGATTCTGTTCATCATCATTGTTGAGAGGAGTCTTCACAAGCCCATGTACTATTTCCTCGCCATGCTGTCAGCTGTTGATCTATGTCTGACCATCTCAACCCTTCCCACTGTTCTTGGGGTTCTCTGGTTTCATGCCCGGGAGATTAGCTTGAAAGCTTGCCTCATTCAAATGTTCTTTGTACATGGCTTCTCCTTCCTGGAGTCTTCAGTGCTGGTAGCCATGGCCTTTGACCGCTTCATGGCTATCTGTAACCCACTGAAGTATGCTATTGTCTTCACAGACATGATAATCTTGGTGATTGGACTGGTCATCTGCATACGGCAAGTAATTTTAATCTTTCCCATGATTCTAGCCTTGACGAGAGTATCTTTTCACGGAGGCCAAGAGCTTTCCCACCCATTTTGCTACCATCCAGATATGATTAAATACACATATTCCAACCCCTGGATCATCAATTTTTGGGGCATGTTTCTTCAGCTCTACCTGACTGGCACTGACTTActgttcattcttttctcctaCGTTCTGATTCTCCGAACCGTCTTGAGTATCGTGGCCCCtaagaaacaacaaaaagctcTCAGCACTTGTGTCTGTCACATCTGTGCTGTCACTGTTTTCTATGTGCCAATGATCAGCCTGTCCTTTACACACCGCCTTTTCAGCTCCACCCCAAAAGTGGTCTGTAGCATTTTGgccaatgtttatttgttcttacCACCTGTACTGAACCCTGTCATTTACAGCTTGAAGACCAAGACCATCCGCCAGGCTATGCTCCAGCTGCTCCACTTTAAGGGCTCACAGGGCCCCAGTGTGAGGAGTCATAGAGGACCCTGGggttga
- the LOC123602439 gene encoding olfactory receptor 51A7-like has translation MHSINSSNIEITTFFLIGIPGLEHIHAWISVPICFMYLVAIFGNCTILFVIRTESSLHAPMYYFLSGLAVSDLGLSLSSLPTMLRIFVFNATGISPNACFAQEFFIHGFTDMESSVLLAMSFDRFLAIRHPLRYSSILTNARVAKMGLVFLIKSMLLVLPFPFTLKKLTYCRKSLLSHSYCLHQDVMKLACSDNTVNFFYGFFVALCMISDSVFIVVSYIFILKTVMGIGSHKERLKALNTCVSHICAVLIFYVPIIALASMHRFGKHKSPVAMILIADIFLLVPPLMNPIVYCVKTRQIREKVWGKLCRK, from the coding sequence ATGCACAGTATCAATTCCTCTAACATTGAGATCACCACCTTCTTCCTGATTGGAATCCCAGGACTGGAACATATTCATGCTTGGATCTCTGTCCCCATCTGCTTCATGTACCTGGTGGCCATCTTTGGCAACTGCACCATCCTCTTTGTGATCAGGACAGAGTCCTCACTCCATGCACCCATGTACTATTTCCTTTCTGGGTTAGCTGTCTCTGACCTTGGCCTCTCCCTCTCATCCCTCCCCACTATGCTGAGGATATTTGTTTTCAATGCTACAGGAATTTCCCCAAATGCCTGCTTTgctcaagaattctttatccacgGATTTACAGATATGGAGTCCTCAGTGCTCCTGGCCATGTCTTTTGACCGCTTTTTGGCCATACGTCACCCTCTGAGATATAGCTCTATCCTCACCAATGCCAGAGTTGCCAAAATGGGCCTGGTGTTTCTAATTAAAAGCATGCTCTTAGTGCTCCCATTCCCTTTCACTCTAAAAAAATTGACATATTGTAGGAAAAGCCTACTTTCTCACTCTTATTGTCTACACCAGGATGTCATGAAGCTGGCCTGCTCTGACAACACAGTCAACTTTTTCTATGGTTTCTTTGTTGCCCTCTGTATGATATCAGACAGTGTGTTCATTGTTGTGTCCTACATATTCATCCTGAAGACGGTGATGGGAATTGGATCCCATAAGGAGCGGCTCAAGGCTCTCAACACCTGTGTCTCCCACATCTGTGCTGTGCTCATCTTCTATGTGCCCATCATTGCTTTGGCCTCCATGCACCGTTTTGGCAAGCACAAGTCCCCAGTGGCCATGATCCTCATTGCGGACATTTTCTTACTAGTACCACCTCTGATGAATCCCATTGTATACTGTGTGAAGACGCGGCAAATTCGTGAGAAGGTTTGGGGGAAATTATGTCGAAAATAA